A region of the Amycolatopsis sp. cg13 genome:
TCAGCGGTCGTTTTGTCGGCACGAGATTCCTCCTGGTCGGCGGATTTCGTTGGTGCACTGGGGATATGCCGCGGACTGCGGGGAAATCCGGACGGAAAGCCATGAATCCCGCCTCCGCGGCCAGCGCCCGTTCCGGGATGCAGCGGTGATTCAGCCGCGGAACGGCGGCTCAGTCGATCCGGTAGCGGTAGAAGTAATACCAACCGGCCTGCCCGCCGCCGCTCGGGCTGCGCGGGTCGCTGGTGTGGTATCCGCAGGGATAGGTCAGGAGATCCGGCGGGTCGTTCCGGTTCGCGCTCGAGGCGTCGCAGTTCGCCTTGGCGCTGAACACTCCCGCCCACGCGCCCCGATAGGTCGCGGCGCCCGCGATGCCGCCGGTGAATACGAACAGGGCGGTCGCTGTCGCCGCCAGCGTCATCGAACGGTTTTGCGGACTTGTCATTGATCCGTCCCTTTTCGAGAACCTTGATCGTCATTTCGAAAACGATCTCGGCTCAGCGGGAATGCGCGGTTCGCTGCGAGGGCCGCTTAGTGTGGCACGCTCGCCCGGGTCGGGCCAGCGGGCAAAGGTCCCTGACTGTGCGCCGTTCGGATGCGAGCGATGAGCGGCTTCCGGCGTTGCCCGCTCATCGTCGGCGGCCTTGCGGAGGCCTCGATCCTGCGCATCCGATTCGCGGATCTGGACGGCATTGCGAAGGAAGCGTCGGCCGAGCGGCAGACCTTGTCTCGCGGGGAAATGTCCGTATCCCGGTCGAGAAGTCGTACCTGTTGGCCGAGCTTCGGCGGCGCACACTCGCCGCCAGGCCAGACATCCCCGCGGGCGGCGGGTTCGCGGGGATGTCTGGCCTGCCGCCGCCAGTTCACGGCGCGAGCAGTGCCTCGGCGTACGCGGCGAGTTCCGCGGTTACGTCGGGCCAGGCGGGGACGTAAACGATCTCGGTCACCCCGGCCGCCGCCGCTTGGTCCGCCTTGTCTCGCAGTTGCGCCGGGGTGCCGGTCCAGCCCGGGGTGAGCAGCGCCGGGCCCGCGCCGGCGGCCAGGCCGCGGTCCCGGGCGGTCAACGTGGTCAGATGCCCCTGATGGACGTCGAGGTGCCGTTCCGGCTCCGGTCGGGCGGCCTCGATCTCGGCGCGCCAGCGCTGCCCGCCGGGCAGTTCGTCGACCGCGGCCGGATCGTTTTCCCAGACGGCGTGGACGATGCTGGCCCAGCCGGGCCCGGCGGCCTCGACGACGCGCGGCGCGGCGTGGTCCTCGCCCGGCCGCAGCACGGTGCCGAAGCGCAGCAGGGCGCATTCGGGCCAAGGCCGGCCGGGCAAGCCGGTCGTCAGCACGCCGGGGACATCGAGGCCGGCGGCGGCCTCGGCGGTTCGCGGCCCCGAGGCGGCCAGCCAGACCGGGACGTCCACCGGCCGGGCGGGCCCGAAGCCCGGCAACTGCCGCAGCTGACAAGGCTTTCCGTCGATCTCCACGACGTCGCCGGCGAGCAGCGACCGCACCTGCCGCACCTCGCGGACGAGGCCGGCGACCCGGACCGGCCGTTGCCCGAGGGCGCGGCGGGCGGTGTGGCCGGTCCCGAACGCCAGGGTCAGCCGCCCTGGCGCTGTTTCGGCCACCGCGGCGGCCGCGGCGGCGGTCACCATCGGATGGCGCAGGCCGGCGACGGCGACCCCGCTGCCCAGCCCGATCCGTTCGGTCGCCGCGGCGACCTGTGCCAGCGCGATCCACAGATCTCCGTGCAGTGCGGGCGAATCGAAGACCCACACCCGGTGATAGCCGAGCCGCTCGGCCTGGCGGGCCTGCTCGGCGATCGCGGCCGACGGCGGCAGCGCACACGACAAGCGCACGCTCAACCCCGCCGGTCCGCGGGCTGCCACAGCGCGAGCGTCGCGCCGCCGGGTTCGTCGACGACGGTCACCGAACCCGGCGGCAAATCGGTGCGCGGCTTGACGATCCGCCCTCCCAGCGCGACCGCGCGCCGGGCCGCGGCGTCCACATCGGACACCTGGACGTAGGGAATCCACTGCGGGCGCCGTGCATCGCCGTCGGACAGCGGAGTGAACCCGCCCCAGGCGCCGTTGTCGTCGCCGAACATCGGCCCGGCGGGGGTGTCGTCGACCGCCCAGCCGAACAGTTCGGTGTAGAAGCGGCGCGAGGCCGCCAAGTCGGCGGTCCGGACGTCGTGGAACACGAATTTGTGGGACATGTGTCCTGACTTTAGGCCACGTGTCCCAAAGTGGCAACGGAGAAGGTAGATTCACCGGGGTGACACCGAACAGGCCCGTGATCGAAGCCAACCGGCGCGGCAAGCGCGAGCAGATCGTCGACGCCGCCAGACAAGTCCTGGCCCGTGACGGGCTCGCGGCCTGCACTGCGCGCGCGGTCGCCGACGCGAGCCCGCTGACCAAGAGCGCCGTGCACTACTACTTCGACGAGATCCACGACGTCGTGGACCTCGCGATGCGAGAACACGTGACGGCGATGACGGCCGAGTTGCGCCGGACCGCCGACCGCGAGTCCGATCCAGCCGAGAAACTGCGCGCGGTCGTGCGGGCTTACCTGGCCACCTTCGCCGACCGGCCGCACGCCGCGTTCTTGTGGTTCGAATACTGGATCGACACCGGCCGTCGGCAGGCGTCCGAGGCCGTGGCCGCGACGCTGGACGACATGGGCGCGCTGTTCGGGGAACTGACCGCGCGACTGCCGGTCGACGATCCCGAGGACGCGCCCCACGCGCTGCTGTCCTGGTTGCTGGGAACCGTTGTGCAACAACAGATCCGGCCGCGTCCGGTGGCGCGGCTCCTGCGGGAGCTGGACTCCGTGCTCGGGACGGGCTCCGGATGAAGGCGAGGCGGCGGACCGGGCCGGTGGCGTCCGCTCGGGGCGGATCGCCGGAAGGGCTCGTCGCGCACCGCTGACGCGGCACGGTGCCCGGGATTCTTCTGTCGTGGCCGAGGCGGCAGGTGAAACGACGTTTCGGAGGCGAACGGCCTTGCCGGTTAGCCTGGACGGCCCGCGTCGCTCGACGCTGTCGCACGGGAGTTCGGCGCGGGATACTGCGATTCCAGCGGAGTCATCGGCCCCCTCTTCGGGAAGTGGTGCGTGATGAACGAATCTGGCTTTCGCGCGGCGATCGCGAGCACAGCCGCCGTGCTGATCATCGGCTCTCCGGTACCGGCGCAGGCCGCTCCGGAGGCCGCCGGTCATCTCCGGCAGGCCGCCGCGAGCGACTGGCCGACCTATCACCGCGACAACGCGCGTACCGGCGACGCCGCCGATCTCGCGCCGCTGGGCACGCTCGGAACGGCCTGGCAGTCCACTTTGGACGGCGCGGTGTACGGGCAGCCGCTGGTGGTCGGCGGGCAAATCCTGGCCGCCACGGAAAACAACACCGTGTACGCGCTCGACCCGGCCACGGGCGCGACGCGCTGGTCGGCCCATATCGGCGAACCGGCGCGCCGGTCGGAACTGCCGTGCGGGAACATCGATCCGCTCGGCATCACCAGCACCATGGTGTACGACCAGGCGACGTCGCGGGTCTACGCGCTGGCCGAACTCACCGGCGGGCAGCACGTGCTGGTCGGGGTGAACACGGGAACCGGTGCGGTGGAGGTGCGCACGCCACTGGAGCCGCCGAAAGGCGACGCGGTGGCCCACCAGCAGCGAGCGGCGCTGACCCTGTTCGACGGCCGGGTCTATGTGCCTTACGGCGGACTGGCTGGCGACTGCGCCAACTACATCGGCTCAGTGGCATCGGTGACCACCGCCGGTACCGACCCGATCAGCTACGCCGTGCCGACCACCAGGGAAGCCGGGATCTGGGCCCCGGGTGGCGGCGTCGTCGACGGGCAACGGCTCCTTTATTCGGTGGGCAACGGCGAATCCACCATGGCCTACGACGACAGCGATTCCGTGCTGGCCCTGTCGCCCTCCCTGCAGCGGGTGGACCTGTTCGCCCCGGACACCTGGGCCGACGACAACGCACAGGACCTGGATCTCGGTTCGTCCAGTCCGACCCTGCTCGGCGACCACGTGATCGCGGTCGGCAAACGGGGCACCGGGTACGTGCTGAACCACGACAAGCTCGGCGGCATCGGCGGGCAACTGGCCCAGGCCGATATCTGCCAGTCCTTCGGCGGGAGCGCGACCAGCGGAGACACCGCCTACCTGCCTTGCACCGACGGTCCGGCAGCAGTGCGCGTCGACGCGGCCGGCACTCCCACCGTGGTCTGGCGCGCCGCAGTCTCCGCGAACGGCTCCCCGACGGTAGGCGGCGGCGCGGTGTGGGTGGTGGACTGGAACACCGGAGACCTGTACGCACTGTCCCCGGCCGACGGCACGGTGCGGAGTCAGATCAACCTGGGCACTGTCCCGCACTTCGCCTCTCCCACCCTGTCCGGTGACCACGCGTACGTGGGCACCATGACCGGCGTGGTGGCTGTCTCCGGAGCCTGACCCCCGTGGGATCGGGGAGGCGGCGGTAATTTCGCCAAGTTGCGGTGCCCGGATAAACCGCGACAGTTCGGCGAAAACGTCTCCCCGAAACCTCACGTGCTTCTCGGGATTCCCTAGCCGTTTCAGGCGAATTCCCGCGTCAGCGCGTCCGCGGTCTCGGCCGGTGTCGGCAGCGCGAGCATTTCCTCCCGCAGTTCGGCGGCTCGCCCGGCCTCGTTGCCGGAGGCCAGGACCTCGTCGATCACTTCCGCCGGCTCGGCACCGGTCTCCCGGGCGACGCCGGTCTTGAACAGGCGTTCCGCGCAGCTCGCCAGCGCGGGGTGGGCCTGGGGCATCACTAGTTGCGGCAGACCGAACGTCGCGGCGGTCAGCGCGGTGCCGGAGCCGCCGTGATGCAGCACCAGCGCGCAGTCGCCGAGGACGGTGTTGAGCGGGACTTGTGGTACGACGCGTACGGGAGCGGGCAGCTCGCGCACCTGCTCCAGGTATTCGGCGGGTACGGGCAGCACCACGTCCAGATCGGTGCGTCCCGCGAGCTTGCCGGCCAGTACTTCCAGCACGGTGGCCGAACCGTCGCCGGCGAGCACGCTGAAGCCGAACATGCCGAGCGATACGCAGAGCCGCGTCCGGCCGTCGGACGGCCACCTCGGCACCGTGCCGGAGCCGTTGAAGGGGACGAAGCGCAGGGGATGGCTCGCCGGGGTCGCTTCGGGGGCTTGCAGGCTGGGCGGGCACGGGTCGACGATGGCCGAGGGGGCGTTGAACGGCCCCAGGTCGGCGAGTGCCGTTCGTGCGTGGGGAAGGGCGTCGCTGGACAACGACTCCGGGCCCCACCGGTGGACGGCGTAGGGGATGCCGAGCAGACCGGCGAGTACCGGGCCGCTGTATTCGATGGGGTCGGTGACCACCAGGTCCGGGCGGAACTGCCGCGCCGTTTCCAGGTAGCTGTCGAGCACGTTGCCGACTCGCGCGCGCCAGTTGTCCGCCATCCGCGCCCAGTCGGGCGGGCCGTCCGGGGACACGGGCTTCGCGGCGGCCTTGCGGCGGGCGTCGAGTCCGCTGTCGGCTTCGCGGACGTCGGCGGTGCACAGGCCGGCACTGCGCGCGGTGGCGGTTACGTCGGCTTTGCCCGCGACCAGTACTTCGTGGCCCATCGAACGCAATGCCCAGGCAAGCGGGATGATCGACATGAGGTGGCTGGGCACCGCCGCGGTGACCAGTACGCGCATCGAACCCATTAGAGCATCACCGGTCCCGCGACCTGCTGTGCGCCGGCGACAGTCAGGACATAGCGACCGTAGTCCGAGTGCGCCATGTCCTCGCCCAGTCGGTGGCATTCGGCCGCATCGATGTAACCCATGCGCAGTGCCACTTCCTCGAGACAGGCGATCCGCACGCCCTGGCGGTGTTCCAGCAGCTGGATGTACTGCCCGGCGTCCATGAGCGAGCCGTAGGTGCCGGTGTCGAGCCAGGCGAACCCGCGTCCGAGCGGGACGAGCCGGGCGGCTCCGGCGTCCAGGTAGTGCCGGTTCACGTCGGTGATTTCCAGCTCGCCGCGCGGAGACGGCTTCAGGCCGCGGGCGATGTCCACCACGTGCCGGTCGTAGAAGTACAAGCCGGTCACCGCGAGGTTCGACTTGGGGTGCCGGGGTTTCTCTTCCAGCGACAGCAAGTGGCCGGTCTCGTCGATCTCGGCCACGCCGTAGCGCTCCGGGTCGGTCACGGGGTAGCCGAACAGCACGCAGCCTTCGACCGGGGAGTGGTGGCGGACCAGGAGTTCGGAGAAGCGGTGGCCGTGGAAGATGTTGTCGCCCAGGATCAGCGCGCAGTCCTCGTCGCCGATGTGGTCGGCGCCGATCAGGAACGCGTCGGCGAGGCCACGCGGTTCGTATTGCACGGCGTAGGTGATTTCGATGCCCAGCCAGCTGCCGTCGCCCAGCAGGTTCTCGAACAGCGTGAGGTCGCGCGGGGTGCAGATCACGAGGATTTCCCGGATGCCCGCGAGCATCAGCGTCGAGAGCGGGTAGTAGATCATGGGTTTGTCGTAGACCGGCAGGAGCTGCTTCGACACGCTCCGCGTGATGGGGTGCAACCGCGTCCCGTGACCGCCGGCGAGGATGATTCCGCGCATATCCGCCCGTTTCCGTTGGTGCCGAATGGATCTTTCGGTTCAGCTGCGACCGCCGGAGACTTCGAGGACCTGGCCGCTGATGTTGCGGTTGGCGGCCGATCCGGCGAAGACCACCGCGGAGGCGACGTCTTCGGGTTCCGACAGCCTCCCGGTCGCGGTGCGCGAACGTTCCTGTTCCCGCAGCGCTTCCGGCAGTTTCGCGAGCACCGCCTCGGTGCGGGTGAGGCCCGGCGCGACCACGTTCACGAGCACGCCCTCCTCGCCCGCCTCCCACGCG
Encoded here:
- a CDS encoding LLM class flavin-dependent oxidoreductase; the protein is MAARGPAGLSVRLSCALPPSAAIAEQARQAERLGYHRVWVFDSPALHGDLWIALAQVAAATERIGLGSGVAVAGLRHPMVTAAAAAAVAETAPGRLTLAFGTGHTARRALGQRPVRVAGLVREVRQVRSLLAGDVVEIDGKPCQLRQLPGFGPARPVDVPVWLAASGPRTAEAAAGLDVPGVLTTGLPGRPWPECALLRFGTVLRPGEDHAAPRVVEAAGPGWASIVHAVWENDPAAVDELPGGQRWRAEIEAARPEPERHLDVHQGHLTTLTARDRGLAAGAGPALLTPGWTGTPAQLRDKADQAAAAGVTEIVYVPAWPDVTAELAAYAEALLAP
- a CDS encoding VOC family protein: MSHKFVFHDVRTADLAASRRFYTELFGWAVDDTPAGPMFGDDNGAWGGFTPLSDGDARRPQWIPYVQVSDVDAAARRAVALGGRIVKPRTDLPPGSVTVVDEPGGATLALWQPADRRG
- a CDS encoding TetR/AcrR family transcriptional regulator, producing the protein MTPNRPVIEANRRGKREQIVDAARQVLARDGLAACTARAVADASPLTKSAVHYYFDEIHDVVDLAMREHVTAMTAELRRTADRESDPAEKLRAVVRAYLATFADRPHAAFLWFEYWIDTGRRQASEAVAATLDDMGALFGELTARLPVDDPEDAPHALLSWLLGTVVQQQIRPRPVARLLRELDSVLGTGSG
- a CDS encoding PQQ-binding-like beta-propeller repeat protein, giving the protein MNESGFRAAIASTAAVLIIGSPVPAQAAPEAAGHLRQAAASDWPTYHRDNARTGDAADLAPLGTLGTAWQSTLDGAVYGQPLVVGGQILAATENNTVYALDPATGATRWSAHIGEPARRSELPCGNIDPLGITSTMVYDQATSRVYALAELTGGQHVLVGVNTGTGAVEVRTPLEPPKGDAVAHQQRAALTLFDGRVYVPYGGLAGDCANYIGSVASVTTAGTDPISYAVPTTREAGIWAPGGGVVDGQRLLYSVGNGESTMAYDDSDSVLALSPSLQRVDLFAPDTWADDNAQDLDLGSSSPTLLGDHVIAVGKRGTGYVLNHDKLGGIGGQLAQADICQSFGGSATSGDTAYLPCTDGPAAVRVDAAGTPTVVWRAAVSANGSPTVGGGAVWVVDWNTGDLYALSPADGTVRSQINLGTVPHFASPTLSGDHAYVGTMTGVVAVSGA
- a CDS encoding nucleotide disphospho-sugar-binding domain-containing protein — translated: MRVLVTAAVPSHLMSIIPLAWALRSMGHEVLVAGKADVTATARSAGLCTADVREADSGLDARRKAAAKPVSPDGPPDWARMADNWRARVGNVLDSYLETARQFRPDLVVTDPIEYSGPVLAGLLGIPYAVHRWGPESLSSDALPHARTALADLGPFNAPSAIVDPCPPSLQAPEATPASHPLRFVPFNGSGTVPRWPSDGRTRLCVSLGMFGFSVLAGDGSATVLEVLAGKLAGRTDLDVVLPVPAEYLEQVRELPAPVRVVPQVPLNTVLGDCALVLHHGGSGTALTAATFGLPQLVMPQAHPALASCAERLFKTGVARETGAEPAEVIDEVLASGNEAGRAAELREEMLALPTPAETADALTREFA
- the rfbA gene encoding glucose-1-phosphate thymidylyltransferase RfbA, with the translated sequence MRGIILAGGHGTRLHPITRSVSKQLLPVYDKPMIYYPLSTLMLAGIREILVICTPRDLTLFENLLGDGSWLGIEITYAVQYEPRGLADAFLIGADHIGDEDCALILGDNIFHGHRFSELLVRHHSPVEGCVLFGYPVTDPERYGVAEIDETGHLLSLEEKPRHPKSNLAVTGLYFYDRHVVDIARGLKPSPRGELEITDVNRHYLDAGAARLVPLGRGFAWLDTGTYGSLMDAGQYIQLLEHRQGVRIACLEEVALRMGYIDAAECHRLGEDMAHSDYGRYVLTVAGAQQVAGPVML